From Methanobacterium sp., a single genomic window includes:
- a CDS encoding zinc ribbon domain-containing protein, translating into KTTADQHWFEFKRQLQYKSDWYDKHFRVVDEKYTSKTCSNCGYVTEVLDLNIRRWICPKCNIEHDRDINAARNILTVGTTGLAFGKINNQLVD; encoded by the coding sequence CAAAGACTACAGCAGATCAGCATTGGTTTGAGTTCAAACGACAACTACAATATAAGTCTGATTGGTATGATAAACATTTTAGAGTTGTTGATGAAAAATACACTTCTAAAACTTGCAGTAACTGTGGATATGTTACAGAAGTTTTGGATTTGAATATTCGCAGATGGATATGCCCCAAATGCAATATAGAACATGATAGGGACATAAACGCTGCACGCAATATTCTAACCGTGGGAACCACGGGGCTTGCCTTTGGTAAAATCAACAATCAGTTGGTGGATTAG
- a CDS encoding methyltransferase gives MVVQAYTRNPMYFGATIMIFGWFLVFPFTFLLISAFLFSILFYITAKSEEKQLSRKFGKEYLKYKREVPLFVPYPKFR, from the coding sequence ATGGTAGTTCAAGCATATACAAGGAATCCTATGTACTTTGGGGCAACAATCATGATTTTTGGATGGTTTCTGGTTTTCCCATTCACCTTTCTTTTAATCAGCGCCTTTTTATTCTCAATTTTGTTCTATATTACGGCAAAATCGGAGGAAAAACAACTATCAAGGAAATTTGGAAAAGAATACCTCAAATATAAGCGAGAAGTTCCTCTATTTGTGCCATATCCAAAATTTAGATAG